DNA sequence from the Spirochaetota bacterium genome:
TAAAAGCGAAAGTGCAAGGAAATAATCATTCTGTGCTTTCACTGCAGTAGATACAGCAAATGATGTGGTTGCCGTGACCAACACTGTAATTATTGTAAATAGTATAATCAGATACTTGTGCATATCGTTAACCTTCATGTCATAGTCTTTTTTATTGTATCGGTAAACTGCAAAGACTGCTTAAGCAGTATATTTATGTATTTACAGGACCATTTGCCAGTAACTATCGCCAAAATTTTTAAGCGATAGTTACCTTGAAAGTAAATATTTGGTTGCAAAGTTATATGCAATGCGATTCAATGAGAATAATAATTGCAGTATGTTCTGAGGGATGAATGTATGGAAGAAGACAGCAAGAAGAAGATATCGTTTAGGCAGAAAAACCCTACCATTTGCCCGGTGTGTGGTTATGAATTTTACCGAGAAGAGATGCTGACAGGTGGTGGGAGGCTTATTGCCGGCAAACTTACCGATGAATTGCGAAGAACCTATGAAAAAAACGAAAAGTGGGGCGTAATTTACCCGCTGGCATACGTTGTGACGGTATGCCCACGATGCTACTATGCTGCATACCCAAAGGATTTTTCCACGCTGCAGGCTGATGAAATGCAAAAAATTAATGCTACAACATCTGCTCGCAAGCAGTCTATTGATAAATTTTTTGGCGGGCTTGATTTTAATCAGGACAGAGGCCTTTATCATGGAGCAGCATCATATCTGCTTGCCATGGATTGCTACTCATTCAGGAATAAAAATGTGGCACCAACGTTTAAGATGGCAGTAAGTGCCATACGGGCTGCGTGGCTTTTTGGGGATTTAGCTAAATTAGAGCCTGAAAAACCCTATAAAAAGATTTCAGATTTTTTTTATAAAAAAGCTTATGACTACTATTTTAAGGTAGTAGATATTATTCAGACAGGTGCTGAGCCAGCTGATGCTGCGGGGAATATGGGCCCTGATATTGATAAGAACTGGGGCTATGATGGGATACTCTATATGTGTGCAATTCTTACCTTAAAAGTAGGAGCAAAAGAGCCAGATTTGCAAAAACGTATTGAAAATTTTGAACGTACCAAACGTTATTTGAGCAAA
Encoded proteins:
- a CDS encoding DUF2225 domain-containing protein: MEEDSKKKISFRQKNPTICPVCGYEFYREEMLTGGGRLIAGKLTDELRRTYEKNEKWGVIYPLAYVVTVCPRCYYAAYPKDFSTLQADEMQKINATTSARKQSIDKFFGGLDFNQDRGLYHGAASYLLAMDCYSFRNKNVAPTFKMAVSAIRAAWLFGDLAKLEPEKPYKKISDFFYKKAYDYYFKVVDIIQTGAEPADAAGNMGPDIDKNWGYDGILYMCAILTLKVGAKEPDLQKRIENFERTKRYLSKLFGTGKASKSKPGPLLDMTRDLYDKMNEMLDQWKSQNPE